Genomic DNA from Modestobacter versicolor:
CCCGGGGCAGCAGCGGCCGGTAGTCGGTGGTGAACATGGTGCGCAGCAGCTGGCGGGCGATGTCCGGGTCGACCCGGCAGAAGCTCGCGGTCAGCTCCTCGCCGAGCTCCGGCTCCTCCGGCACGCCCATGATCACCGGGGCGAACGCCTCGGCCCAGGTGAAGTAGTTGCTGTCCAGCGCGGCGGAGACCTCGGCCAGGTCGGCGGTCGAGAACCCGCCGGAGTAGCCGGTGGCGGGGTCGTCCAGGAAGTAGGGGTTCGCGGCCACCAGGACCAGCTGGCGGAAGCGGCCGGGCTCCTGCAGCGCGGCGAGGACCGCCACCATCGTGCTCACGCTGTGCGCGACGAGGGTGACGTCGCGCAGGTCGAGCTCGGCGCAGATGTCCAGGACGTCCTGGGCGTGCCCGTCCAGGGTGGCGTAGCGGTCGGGGTCGTACGCCGAGGTGTCCGACCGGCCGGCCCCCATCAGGTCGTACCGGACGACGCGGTGGTCGGCGACGAGGTGCGGCAGCACGCCGCGCCACATGCCCTGGTCGCAGCCGAAACCGTGCGCGAGCAGCAGCACCGGCCCGTCCGCACGCCCGGTGCTCGTCACGTTGAGCCGTTCGGACACCGGACCGCGGCGGGCCACGCTCGGCCGGACGGCCGCTTCCATCGACACTCTCGCCACCTCTGGGCTGGGGGGATCCGCGGGTTCGAGATCCGTCGTGCACCACTGACCTCGGCCGGGGGCCGCCGACCCTTGAGCCGGGAGCGCCGCCAGCTCCCGGACTCCCCTCCACCGGGTGAGGCGGGACCGCTCCGGGTGCCGGCCGGAGGGCCGGATTACCGTGGCGGCATGGGTCTGGTCTCCGCCTGGGTGCTCGTCACCCTCACCGCGCTCGCCGCGCTGGGGCTCGCCGCCTCCGCGTGGCGCCTGGCGCGCCGCGACGTCGTCCCGAGCCGGCCGGGGCGTGCCCGATGACGGCGCCCGTCCCGCCGGGGCTGCCCACCGGGCCGGTCGCCGGCCCGACCGAGCTGCCGGTGGTCGACACCGTCGACGTCCGCGAGGGCCCCGAGGTGGCCCACGAGCTGCTGTCGGTGCTGCCGCTGCTGGGCGAGTGGCACGGCGAGGGCCAGGCCGCCGGCGACGGGGGCGACCACCGCTTCGGGCAGTGGGTCCGCTTCGCCCACGACGGCCGCGACTTCCTCACCTACGAGTCCCGCACCTGGCGGCTGTCCGACGACGGCCGGGTGGTCGGCCCCGACCAGCGCGAGTCCGGCTTCCTGCGCCCGCGGGGCGAGGACGAGGTCGAGCTGCTGGTCAGCTCGCCGGCCGGGCTGGTGGAGATCTACGTGGGCTCCGCCCGGACGACGACCAGCTGGGAGCTGGACACCGACGTGCTGGCCCGCACTCCCGACCACCCCGACACCAGCCGCGCCAAGCGGCTCTACGGGATCGTCGAGGGCGCCCTCCTCTACGCGATCGACCGGGCGGCCGGCGACCAGCCGTTGACGCCCACCATGTCCGCCCGACTGGAACGGATCCGATGAGCACCCCCACCGCCCCCCGCACCCCCCGCCAGGTGGCCGACGCCTACGTCGACGCCGTGTGCGACCTCGACCCGATCGTCGCCACCTCGCTGGGCACCCGACCCGGCGACGACCGGCTGCCCGACACCAGCCCGGCCGGGCTCGAGGCCGAGGCCGAGCTGCTGCGCCGCACGCTGGCCGAGCTGGACCGGGTGCTCGCCGCGGACCCCGCGCTGGACGACGACCCGGTCGAGCGCCGCTGCGCCCGGCTGCTGCGCGAGCGCCTCACCGCCGCGCTGGACCTGCACGAGGCGGGCGAGGACCTGCGCCAGGTGTCCAACCTGTTCTCCCCGGTGCACTCCATCCGCCAGGTGTTCTCGATGATGCCGACCTCGAGCCCCGAGGACTGGGCGGTGCTCGCCCGCCGGCTGGCCCGGGTGCCGGCCGCCTACCGCGGCTACCGGGAGTCGCTGACCGCCGGCGCCGAGCGCGGGCTGTTCGCCGCACCCCGCCAGGTGCGCACCGTCGTCGGCCAGCTCGACGAGTGGCTGCAGGGTCCCTACTTCGCCGGCCTGGTCGCCGACGGCCCGCAGGAGGTGCGCGCCGAGCTGGACGCCGCGGCGGCCGCGGCCGACTCCGCCGTCGCCGAGGTGCGCGACTTCCTGCGCGACACCTACGGGCCGCAGGCCGAGGGGACGCCGGACGCCGTCGGCCGTGAGCGGTACGCCCGCTTCGCCCGTTCCTGGAACGGCTCGGACCTCGGCGCGGGCAGCGGCCTGGAGGACGCCTACGCCTGGGGCTGGGCCGAGCACCAGCGGATCCTGGCCGAGCAGCGCGCCGAGGCCGAGCGGGTGCTGCCCGGTGCCACGCCGATGGAGGCGATGCGCTGGCTCAAGGAGCACGGCGAGGCGGTCGAGGGCGTCGAGCAGATCCGCCGGCGCCTGCAGTCGATGATGGACGAGGCGATCGAGGCGCTGGACGGCGTCCACTTCGACATCGCCGGCCCGGTGCGCACCGTCGAGGCGATGATCGCCCCGCCGGGGAGCGCGGCGGCGCCGTACTACACCCGGCCGGCCCAGGACTTCTCCCGGCCGGGCCGCACCTGGCTGCCCACCCTCGGGCAGGAGCGGTTCCCGCTCTGGGACCTGGTGTCCACCTGGTACCACGAGGGGGTCCCGGGCCACCACCTGCAGCTGGCCCAGTGGGCGTACGTGTCCGGTGACCTGTCGACCTACCAGACCTCGCTCGGCTCGGTCGGCGCGAACGTCGAGGGCTGGGCGCTCTACGCCGAGCGGCTGATGGACGAGCTGGGCTTCCTCACCGCCCAGGGCGCCCGGCTGGGCTACCTGGACGCGCAGCAGATGCGCGCCGTCCGGGTGGTCGTCGACATCGGCATGCACCTGGAGCTGCCGATCCCCGACGACGTCGAGGGCTCGGTCGCCGGGCACGCCGGGAAGCGCTGGACGCCGGAGCTGGCCCGCGCCTTCTTCGGCGACTACTGCGGCCGCGACGAGGCGTTCCTGGACAGCGAGCTGGTGCGCTACCTGGGCATGCCCGGCCAGGCGATCAGCTACAAGCTGGGCGAGCGGGCGTGGCTCCAGGGCCGCGCGGCCGCCCAGCGGGCCCGTGGCGCCGACTTCGACCCCAAGGCCTGGCACATGGCGGCGCTGTCCCAGGGCAGCCTCGGCCTGGACGACCTCGCCGCCGAGCTCGCCCGCCTCTAGACGAAGGACCACCCTGCCCCCCACCACTCGCAAGCTCGCGGCGGGCCCCTGCAGGGCGGCCGACAGCGAACGGTGGGGGGCAGGATCCGGATCGGTTGCTAGTCGGGGGCGTCGACCGGGGGCGGGTTGACCTGGTCGGCGTCCCAGGTGGTCCGCTGCCCGGACTCCGCGCGGGCGGCCTCGATGCCGTCGGCGGCGAGCAGCTCGGCGATGCAGCCCGCGCTGCCGCCGACGTAGCTGGTGACCAGGTCGACGTCGGTGGCCACGCACCAGGCGCGGTCGGCCGGCCACCACAGGTTCGCGCTCTGCTCGAACGGCTCGGCCGCCATGTTCGCCGCGGCCAGCTCGATCGGGCCGTTGATCAGCCAGTACTCGCAGCGGGGCAGGCTGAGCGTGGGGTGGTCGGTGATCACCGCGCCGCCCTCGGCCACGGCGAACCAGCAGACGTCGGGGGTCGTCGTCCAGCGGGTGAGCACCCGGACCAGGCGCTCGGCGACCGGTGCGGGCAGGTGGCCGCGGGCCGGCGCGCCGTGCCACAGCGGGGACTGGTCGTCGTTCTCGAAGTACTCCATCGACCCGGTGACCGAGCCCCACTGCATCAGCGGGTGGGCGGTGGCGCCGTTGGCGGCGGCGACGGAGGACCAGGGGACCTCGACGTCGTCGTCCCCGACGTAGCGGACGGCGGGGTGGAACACCCGGGCCACGGCCTCGAACGTCGAGGGGACCAGCGAGGCGACGGTGTCCGGCTTGGCGCTCTGCGCGGACTCGGCGAGCCAGATGCCGGCGGAGGTGTCCAGGGCGACGGACCGGCCGGCGAACTGCACGGTGACCACCCCCAGACAACGGACAACCCCCGGGCTGCTCCGCGGCGCTGTCCCCACCGTAGTGGGGGAGCAGCACGCGGGCCGACTGGACAATGTCGGCAGCCCGGGGGTCGGGTGACTGTCCGGTTCTCGCTCGCCGCCATCGACGGACGGGCGGGATGCCGTCGCTCAGTCGCTGCGGGTCTTCCACAGGTCGTGAACGGGCGGCCCATCTGGACGGCGGCTAGCGGACAGCCACCTCACGTGTCCTGTAAGTCATCAACTTCGGGACCACCTCCTCTCTCGTGTACCTCGACGGTACGACGCGTTCGGGGCGTCGGCAACGACGTTTTTCAGCCCTCGGCGGAGGGCCGCTGGTAGACGTCCGGGATCCCGTCGGCATCGGCGTCCCGGGCCTCCTCCTCGGCGATCAGCCGGTACCGGCGGTCGCGCAGCCGGAGCAGGACCGAGGCCAGCACCGCCGCGGTCAGCGTGCCCACCAGGACGCCGACCTTGACGTGCTCGTCGCGCAGGGAGCCCTCGCCGTAGGCCAGCGCGCCGATGAGCAGCGACACGGTGAAGCCGATGCCGGCGAGCATCGCCAGCCCGATCACGTCCGGCCAGCCCAGCGACTCGTCGAGCTGGGCGCGGGTGAACCGGGAGACCAGCCAGGTGGCCAGGCTGATGCCGATCGTCTTGCCGGCCACCAGCCCGACGACGATGCCGATCGCCACCGGGTCCGACAGCGACTCGGCCAGCCCGGAGAAGCCGCCGACGGTGACCCCGGCGGCGAAGAAGGCGAAGACCGGGACGGCGATGCCGGCCGAGAGCGGGCGGATCCGGTGCTCCAGGTGCTCGGCCAGCCCCGGCCCGGCGTCCGGGCCGCCGGCCGCCTCGCTGCGCACCACCGGCACGGTGAAGGCCAGCAGCACCCCGGCCACGGTGGCGTGCACCCCGGACTCGTGCATCAGCACCCAGGTGATCAGGGCCAGCGGGACCAGCAGCCACCAGGAGCGGATCCGCTTCTGCACCAGGAACCCGAACACCGCCAGCGGCAGCAGGGCCAGCAGCAGCGGGGTCACCGAGAGCGAGGCCGTGTAGAAGAGGGCGATCACGGTGATCGCCAGCAGGTCGTCGACGACGGCGAGGGTGAGCAGGAACGTGCGCAGCGCGGTGGGCAGGTGGGTGCTGATCACCGCGAGCACGGCGAGCGCGAAGGCGATGTCGGTGGCGGTGGGGATCGCCCAACCGCGCAGCGCACCGTCGCCGGTGCCCAGGTTGACCAGCACGAACAGCACCGCGGGGACGATCATCCCGCCGACGGCGGCGGCGACCGGCAGCACGGCCCGGCGGGGTTCGCGCAGGTCGCCGGCGACGAACTCGCGCTTGAGCTCGAGCCCGACGACGAAGAAGAAGACGGCCAGCAGCCCGTCGGCCGCCCAGGTGCCCAGCGTCAGGTCCAGGTGCAGCGCGCTGGGCCCGACCCGGGTGTCGCGCAGCGCCTCGTAGGCCGCCGACCACGGGGAGTTGGCCCAGACCAGGGCGATCGCCGCGCCGACGATCAGCAGGACGCCGCCGACGGTCTCCCGGCGCAGCAGCTCGGCGATCCGGGTGGCCTCGGGGTACGAGCCCCGGCTGAACAGGCGGGCGGGAGTGGTCACGGGGCGGCTCCGGGGTGCGGGGTCGGGTCAGGGACTGCCGACCAGACTTCCCGGCGCACCGTGGGTGACCCTACCGGGCGAGCAGCTCCTGCACCCGTCGGCTGAGGCCCGCGTCGCCGCGGTCCGCGCCGTCGAGCCGGGTCACCGGAGCAGCGCCGCGGACGCCGGAGAGCAGCCAGACGGCGTCGGCGGCGACGAGGTCGTCGACCGTGCCGGGGGTGACGGAGGTGGGCCAGCCGTCGTCCTCGGCCCGCGCGAACAGCCGCGCCTGCGTCGTCCCGGCGAGGATCCCGGTGTCCACCGGCGGGGTGTGCAGCCGGCCGCGGGCGGCCCAGACGACGGTGGACGTCGGCCCCTCCAGCAGCCGGCCCTCCAGCGAGGTGAGGACGACGTCGTCCGCGCCCAGCGCGTGCGCGTGCCGCTGGGCGGCCATGTTCACCGCGTAGGACAGCGTCTTCGCCCCGCCGAGCAGCCACGGGGCGGTGGCCCGGAAGTCGGCGGGGACGCCGAGGGACAGGGTGACCACGGCGATGCCCTCGGTCCGCTGCCGGACCGTCTCGGCCGGGACCGCCGACAGCAGCGCCAGCAGGGTGGGCGGCGTGCCGTCGCCCAGGCCGCGGGTGAGGAAGACCCGGCAGACGCCCTCCACCTCGGCCGGCCAGCCGGCGACCACGGCCCCGACCAGCGCGCGGACGGCGTCCTCACCCGGGTCGGTGATCGCGGTGATCTGCGCCGAGCGGTGCAGCCGGGCGAGGTGGGCGTCCAGGTGCGGGGTGCGCCCGCCGGTGACCAGCACCGACTCGAAGACGCCGTCGCCGCGGCCGAGGCCCTGGTCGAAGGCGGTCACCACCGGCTGGTCGGCGTCCACGACCCGGGGCCCGCCCTCGGTCCAGACCGCCACCCGCCGCGCTGTCTCCGGAGCTGTCACGACCACCACCCTGCCGTACCCGCGATCTAGGCTCGGCACCGTGTCCGGACCGGAGAACGCGCCACCGCTGGCCGCCCAGCTGCGGGCCCGCGGGCTGCGGCTGACCAGCCAGCGCCAGCGGGTGCTCGCCGCGGTGGCCGCGCTCGAGCACGGCACCCCGGAGGAGATCCACGCCCGGCTGCGCGACGAGGCGGGCCCGGACGGCGCCGCGCCGGACACCTCCACCGTCTACCGCACCCTGGAGCTGCTCGAGCGGCTCGGCCTGGTCTGGCACACCCACCTGGGCAAGGGCGCGCCCGTCTACCACGCGGCGCAGCACCCGCACCTGCACGTGGTCTGCCAGTCCTGCGGCCAGATCAGCTCGGCCGACCCGGGGCTGCTCGACGGCGCGGCGGAACGTCTGGCGGCCGATCTGGGTTTCACCGTGGACGTGGGCCACGTGGCGCTGTCCGGCACCTGTCGAGCCTGCACGGAGAAGGAGAACGCATGAGCTCCCCGCTGCTGGACCGCCCCGGTGCCGTCGCCCTGGAGGACGGCGGCGCCGTCGCCGCGCACTACGGCGAGCCGCTGCCCGAGCAGCGCCGGCTGGCCGAGGGCGCGGGGCTGGTCGACCGCAGCGACCGCGACGTGCTCGTCGTCCCCGGCGCCGACCGGCTGAGCTGGCTGCACTCGCTCACCAGCCAGCACCTCGAGCGGCTGGGCGACGCGAGCGGCTCCGAGGCGCTCGTGCTGTCGCCGCAGGGCCACGTCGAGCACCACGTCGTCCTCACCGAGCTGGCCGGCACCACCTGGGGCGACGTCGAGCCGGGCACCGGGGCCGCGCTGGTCGAGTTCCTGCAGCGGATGCGGTTCATGCTGCGCGTCGACCCTGCCCTGGTCACCGCCGACTGGGCGCTGCTGTCGCTGGTCGGCCCGCGCGCCGACGCCGTGCTCGCCGCGGCCGGCTGGCCGGTGCCCGCCGGGCCCTACGCCGTGGCGCCGCTGACCGGCGGCGGCTGGGTGCGCCGGATGCCGGCGATCGGCGACGGGACGGCGGACGTCGTCGACCTGCTCGTGCCGCGCGCCGAGCTGGCGGCCCGCGCCGACGAGCTGCTGGCCGCCGGTGCCGTGCTGGCGGGGCTGGACGCCTACGAGGCGCTGCGGGTCGAGGCCCGCCGGCCGCGCGCGGGCGTCGACTCCGACCACCGCACCATCCCCAACGAGCTGGAGTGGCTGCGCACCGCCGTGCACCTGGAGAAGGGCTGCTACCGCGGGCAGGAGACGGTCGCCCGGGTGCACAACCTCGGCCGGCCGCCGCGCCGCCTGGTGCTGCTGCACCTCGACGGGATGAGCGAGAGCGTGCCGGCGCCGGGCACCCCGGTCGTCTCCGGCACCCGGGAGGTGGGCCGGGTCGGCACCGCGGTGCGCCACCACGAGTACGGGTTCGTCGCGCTGGCCCTGGTGAAGCAGTCGGTGACGCCGGAGACGCCGCTCAAGGTGGGCGAGGCGACCGCCGCGATCGACCCCGACGACAACCCTGCCGGGCTCGACGACACCCAGGCGGCGGCCCGCGACCGCGTGCGCGCGGTCCGGTCTGCGACGATCGGCCGGTGAGCAGACCGGTCGGCGCCGAGGGCACCCTGATCACCCTCGCCCCGACCGGGGCCGAGTCGGCGAAGGCGGACGTGCCCGCGCTGCCGGTCACGGTCGACGAGGTCGTCGGCACCGCCCGGGACTGCGCGGCCCTGGGCGCCGCGGTGCTGCACCTGCACGTCCGCGGCACCGACACCCGCCCGACGCTGGACCTGCCGCGGGTCCGCGAGGTGGTCGCCGCCGTGCGCGAGGCGACCGACCTGGTCGTGCAGCTGTCGACCGGCGGTGCGGTCACCGACCCGGCCGAGGCCCGGCTGGCCGTGCTCGACGCGCAGCCCGATGCCGCGTCGCTGTCGCTGGGCACGGTCAACTTCGGCCGCGA
This window encodes:
- a CDS encoding alpha/beta fold hydrolase, with translation MEAAVRPSVARRGPVSERLNVTSTGRADGPVLLLAHGFGCDQGMWRGVLPHLVADHRVVRYDLMGAGRSDTSAYDPDRYATLDGHAQDVLDICAELDLRDVTLVAHSVSTMVAVLAALQEPGRFRQLVLVAANPYFLDDPATGYSGGFSTADLAEVSAALDSNYFTWAEAFAPVIMGVPEEPELGEELTASFCRVDPDIARQLLRTMFTTDYRPLLPRVATPTLLLQCRADAMVPPSVGDHLHAQLAGSTLVQLQAIGHCPHISAPEETAAAIRAHLLTLR
- a CDS encoding FABP family protein; amino-acid sequence: MTAPVPPGLPTGPVAGPTELPVVDTVDVREGPEVAHELLSVLPLLGEWHGEGQAAGDGGDHRFGQWVRFAHDGRDFLTYESRTWRLSDDGRVVGPDQRESGFLRPRGEDEVELLVSSPAGLVEIYVGSARTTTSWELDTDVLARTPDHPDTSRAKRLYGIVEGALLYAIDRAAGDQPLTPTMSARLERIR
- a CDS encoding DUF885 domain-containing protein, translated to MSTPTAPRTPRQVADAYVDAVCDLDPIVATSLGTRPGDDRLPDTSPAGLEAEAELLRRTLAELDRVLAADPALDDDPVERRCARLLRERLTAALDLHEAGEDLRQVSNLFSPVHSIRQVFSMMPTSSPEDWAVLARRLARVPAAYRGYRESLTAGAERGLFAAPRQVRTVVGQLDEWLQGPYFAGLVADGPQEVRAELDAAAAAADSAVAEVRDFLRDTYGPQAEGTPDAVGRERYARFARSWNGSDLGAGSGLEDAYAWGWAEHQRILAEQRAEAERVLPGATPMEAMRWLKEHGEAVEGVEQIRRRLQSMMDEAIEALDGVHFDIAGPVRTVEAMIAPPGSAAAPYYTRPAQDFSRPGRTWLPTLGQERFPLWDLVSTWYHEGVPGHHLQLAQWAYVSGDLSTYQTSLGSVGANVEGWALYAERLMDELGFLTAQGARLGYLDAQQMRAVRVVVDIGMHLELPIPDDVEGSVAGHAGKRWTPELARAFFGDYCGRDEAFLDSELVRYLGMPGQAISYKLGERAWLQGRAAAQRARGADFDPKAWHMAALSQGSLGLDDLAAELARL
- the nhaA gene encoding Na+/H+ antiporter NhaA, encoding MTTPARLFSRGSYPEATRIAELLRRETVGGVLLIVGAAIALVWANSPWSAAYEALRDTRVGPSALHLDLTLGTWAADGLLAVFFFVVGLELKREFVAGDLREPRRAVLPVAAAVGGMIVPAVLFVLVNLGTGDGALRGWAIPTATDIAFALAVLAVISTHLPTALRTFLLTLAVVDDLLAITVIALFYTASLSVTPLLLALLPLAVFGFLVQKRIRSWWLLVPLALITWVLMHESGVHATVAGVLLAFTVPVVRSEAAGGPDAGPGLAEHLEHRIRPLSAGIAVPVFAFFAAGVTVGGFSGLAESLSDPVAIGIVVGLVAGKTIGISLATWLVSRFTRAQLDESLGWPDVIGLAMLAGIGFTVSLLIGALAYGEGSLRDEHVKVGVLVGTLTAAVLASVLLRLRDRRYRLIAEEEARDADADGIPDVYQRPSAEG
- a CDS encoding aminotransferase class IV, coding for MTAPETARRVAVWTEGGPRVVDADQPVVTAFDQGLGRGDGVFESVLVTGGRTPHLDAHLARLHRSAQITAITDPGEDAVRALVGAVVAGWPAEVEGVCRVFLTRGLGDGTPPTLLALLSAVPAETVRQRTEGIAVVTLSLGVPADFRATAPWLLGGAKTLSYAVNMAAQRHAHALGADDVVLTSLEGRLLEGPTSTVVWAARGRLHTPPVDTGILAGTTQARLFARAEDDGWPTSVTPGTVDDLVAADAVWLLSGVRGAAPVTRLDGADRGDAGLSRRVQELLAR
- a CDS encoding Fur family transcriptional regulator encodes the protein MSGPENAPPLAAQLRARGLRLTSQRQRVLAAVAALEHGTPEEIHARLRDEAGPDGAAPDTSTVYRTLELLERLGLVWHTHLGKGAPVYHAAQHPHLHVVCQSCGQISSADPGLLDGAAERLAADLGFTVDVGHVALSGTCRACTEKENA
- a CDS encoding YgfZ/GcvT domain-containing protein — its product is MSSPLLDRPGAVALEDGGAVAAHYGEPLPEQRRLAEGAGLVDRSDRDVLVVPGADRLSWLHSLTSQHLERLGDASGSEALVLSPQGHVEHHVVLTELAGTTWGDVEPGTGAALVEFLQRMRFMLRVDPALVTADWALLSLVGPRADAVLAAAGWPVPAGPYAVAPLTGGGWVRRMPAIGDGTADVVDLLVPRAELAARADELLAAGAVLAGLDAYEALRVEARRPRAGVDSDHRTIPNELEWLRTAVHLEKGCYRGQETVARVHNLGRPPRRLVLLHLDGMSESVPAPGTPVVSGTREVGRVGTAVRHHEYGFVALALVKQSVTPETPLKVGEATAAIDPDDNPAGLDDTQAAARDRVRAVRSATIGR